The sequence below is a genomic window from Deltaproteobacteria bacterium.
ATCAACTGCGCGAGATCGGCGCCTTCGATCCGGCCGTTGCGATCGAGGTCACCGGGGCGGATCGTGACCGCGGTCCGATTCCGAGCCAGCACGACGACGTGCGCGGAAGGCAGCGCGATCGCCAGATCGGGAAGGCGATCGTGATCGACATCGCCCACCGCGATGCCACTGGCTGGCGCACCGAGGATCAGCACGGCCGGCACACTGAACGTCCCGTGCCCGGTTCCGGGAAATAGCCGGACGACGCCGGCCGCCGCATCCAAGGCCACTAGATCGAGGCGGCCATCGCCGTTCAGATCGGCCGGGACCAATCGGTTCGCCAAGACGTCGGACACCACCACGCGCGCTGGCGCGAAGCCACTCGCCGTGCCGGCGAACAGCACGATGCTTCGATCGCCCGAGCCGGCGACGATGTCGAGCCGCCCGTCGCCGTCGGCATCACCGAGCGCCACCGCCAGCGGCTGCGCGAGATCGTGCACCGAGCCCGCCGCGAACTGCCCATGGCCATCGCCGCGAAAGATCTGCAAGCGATTTTGATCCGGCAGTGCCACCAGCAGATCGTCGTAGTGATCGCCGTCGAAGTCGTGCAGCACAAAATCACTCGGTCGCGATCCGGTCGCGATCGTCCCGAGTAAATCGAAGCGGCCATCGCCCTTGCCGTGTCGTACCGCGATTCCGTCGCCCTCGATAAGGACCACGTCGGTCACGTGGTCGCCATCGATGTCAATCGCGACCGGGCGCGCGGGCATGCTGCCCGTCACCGACGTGACCGTTTCCACGAACCCGCCCTGACCATCGCCGAACACGACCGCCAGACTATTGGATGCGCCGTTGGTGACCACTACATCGACGCGTTGGTCGTCGTCGAAGTCGGCGACGGCGAGATCGGTCGGCCCGAAACCGATGCGCGCGGTGACCGGCGCCGCAAACGAGCCGGCACCATCGCCATTGCGCAACTCGAGGCGGCCATCGTCGCGCGCCACCACCAGATCGAGCGCGTTATCGCCATTGAAATCAGCCAGACCGAGCGCCAATGGCGCCGCCACCAACGGGATCGTCGACGTGGCCACGAGCAACGGCGGCGTGGCCGTCGGTGTGGCGGTCGCCGTCGCGGTCATTGTGACCGTTGCCGTCGCGGTCGCGGTGCGACTCGCCGTCGGCGTCGGCGTCACCGTGCGGGTCGCCGTTGCCGTGTGACTGACGGTCGCGGTGGCTGTGCTGGTGAGCGTGCCGGTGAGTGTGCGTGTCGGCGATGGACTCGGCGACTGCGTCGCGGTCGGCGAATCGGTCGGCACGACGAATTGAGTCCGCGTAACCGTCGGCGTCACGGTGCGAGTTGCGGTCACGCTGGCCGTCGCCGTGTTGGTCAGCGTGGCAGTGGGCGAAGCGGTCGATGTATTAGACGGACTGACCGTCAACGTGGCCGACCGCGTCGCCGTCGCCGCAGTGTTGGTCAAGGTTGGCGTCGCCGTCCGCGTCACCGTCGACGTGCCGGTCGGGGTGATAGTAGGCGACACCGTCGCTGTCTGCGTCGGACTTCCCGTCAACGTCGCCGACCGCGTCGCTGTCGCCGCAGGGTTGGTCAACGTCGGCGTCGCGCTCCGTGTCGCCGTCGGCGTGCGCGTGATCGTCGGACTCTGCGTCGAAGTGGGGGTCCGCGACGGCGATGGGCTGAGCGAGTTGGTAGCGGTCGGCGTAATCGTCGGAGTCGCGGTCGCCGTTCCCGTCGCGGTGGAGCTACGAGTGAACGTCGCGGTCCGCGTGATCGTGGCAGTGACGGTGGGCGTCGCGGTGCGCGTCGGCGTACGCGTGAGCGTAACACTCGGCGTCGAGGTCACCGTCGGCGTGAGGGTTGGCGTGCGCGTCAGCGTGACGGTACGCGTCAGCGTCGCGGTGGCCGTCAGCGTCGCAGTGGGTGGAGGAACGACCATCACCTGGAACTGCGCCATGGCGATCAATTGCGCGGTTTCCGCCGTGAAGGTGATCACGAACGTGCTGCCGATTTGGGCTGCCGTTGGTGTGAACGTCAGCGTCGACACCACCGTGCCCATTCCGATCATCGGCGTAAACGCGGCATTCGCCGGTACGCCGCTCGCGGTCAGCGAGACTGTCGTTGCCGGGATCGCCTGCGCCGTCGCCTGATCGCCGATCGTCTGGCCCGCGACAATGGTGCATTGCACCGTGCTGCCAATCTGGAAGCATCCGGTCCCCGGTGGCCCGAAGATCTGTTGCGAGATGGTGAGCGTCGGCAGCGGGGTCGCGGTCTTGGTGGGCGTCGGCGCTTTCGTCGACGTTCGCGTCGGAGTCGGCGGGAACGCGACCGTGACATCGAGTTCTGTGTTGGCAAACTCGCCGGCCGTGCTGGCGAAGAATTGAATCGTGAACTGTCCGACCTGCGCCGCGCTCGGCGTAAACGTGAACGTGGACGAGACCGGGCTGATGCCGGTCTTCGGCGGGAAGCTGCCGTTGGCCGGCACCCCCGTGGCTTCGAGAACGATCTGAACCGGCGGCACGCTGCTCCCGTCGATCTGATCGCTGAGTGTCTGCCCAGGCGCAATCGTGCAGAACACCACGTTCGCAATCTGGTGACAGGATCCACCGGGCGGCACGGTGGGCGACTGCGTGATGGTGACGGCCGCGGCGGCGATGTGCGGCGCCGCCAGCAGACAGACAGCCACGAGGCCTACGCTCGCGCGCGCGAGGTGACCAATCCGAAGAGCGAAGAAGTTCACGCAGAGTCGCAGAGCCGCAGAGGCGGAGAGACGGATGCACCCCATTTTGGTGAAGCTCAGCGCGTTTGATGAACCGTTCCCTTGCACTGATATTCGCTGCGCTCTCTGCGGCTCTGCGTGAGACTCAACCTCGGGTTGCTATCGTCAGCGCTATCTCGCCGCCGCCGATGCGCTCGCCATCCGTTGCAGCACGCTGACAACATCGGCGCCCGTTACCTTGCCATCACCATTCACATCCGCCGCCGCGCCGGACATGAGTGTGCCGCCGGCGCAACTGGTCGCGTCGCTGCCGTCGCCGTCGAAGAGCTCAGTCAGCAAGAAGGACAGGTCGCTGCCGTCGACGCGGCCGTCACCGTTCAAGTCACCCGGTCGGACCACCGTGGCGGTGGTGTTGTGCAGCCTGACCACGCCGTTGCCCGTCGGCACCGACGCGACTTGATCGGGTAGGCGATCTCCATTGATGTCACCAAGCGAGGCCCCCGCAATCGGCGCACCCATCAACAAGACGACCGGCGGTCCAAAGCCGCCGCCGGTGCCGGGCAGGACGCGGATCACGCCACTCGCGTCGTCGACCGCCACCAAGTCGGGGCGTCCATCGCCGTTGAAATCCGCGCGCAGCAGACGCGACGCCGGCACCTCCATCGCCACGTCCGCGCCGGCACCAAACCCGCCCGGCATCCCGGCGAACAGCGTGAGCGCGTGGTTCGCCCCATGAGCAACGATCAGATCCGCGCGACCATCGCCGTTCACGTCACCCAGCGAAATGGCCCGCGGCTGATCGCCGTGCACATCGAGACTCGGCGGGCCGGCGGTAAAGTTGCCGCGCACGTCGCCGAGGAAGGTTCGCACGACATTCTGATCCGGCAAGGCGACCAGGAGATCCGGGAAGCCATCGCCGTTGACATCGAACTCGACAACGTCAGACGGAGGCGATCCGGTGCTCACCACCACCGGTCGTTGGAATGTTCCATCGCCCTTCCCTTTGCGCACTTCGATCTGCGTCGTTTCGACCACAATCACATCCGGAGTGCCGTCACGATCGACGTCGTCGACGAGGACGCGCAGGGGAGTGGCGCCGACCGGCGAGTTGAACACCTCGCCGAATCCCGTCGCATCACCGAGCACCACCGAAATGCTGCGCGAGGCCGCGTTCGCCACCACCGTATCCAGACGCCCGTCACCGTCCATGTCCGCCACCGCGAGATCGCTCGCCCCCAAACCGATGCGCGCTTGGTCGATCGGGGCGAACTGACCGCTGCCGTTGCCGGCGAGGAGATCGAGCTTGCCGTCCGTACCCGCCACCAGCAGATCGAGCAACCCATCGCCGTTCATGTCGGCCAAGCGTACGGGGCCGCTGTGGCCGGCGAGGGCGATGGTTGCGGTGGCAAAGTTTATCGACGCCGGAGGCGTCGGCGTCGCAGTCGCTGTCGCGGTGTGGGTGACACTCGCGGTGAGCGTCGCCGTCGGGGTCGGCGACGGCGTTCCAGTGACCGTCGCCGAACGGGTCGCCGTCGCGCTGGCGGTGAGCGTCGCAGTAGCGGTGAACGTCGCCGTTTGGCTGTGCGTCGCCGTGGCCGTTGCCGACGCGGAGTTCGTCGCTGAAGGCGTCACGCTCTGTGTCGCGGTCGCGGTATGAGTCAGCGTCGGCACCAGGCTGGGCGTCGCGGTGATCGTATGCGTCACTGTCGCGGTCGGCGACGGCGAACTCGTGATCGTCATCGACGCGCTCCGCGTCGCGGACCCTGTGGCGGTCGGCGTCGCCGTCACCGTGGCAGTTCGGGTCACCGTACCAGTGACCGATGATGTCGCGGTGAGCGTCGCCGGCGTGATCGGCGTGCGGGTCAGCGTCACCGACGCTGACGGTGTTGGGCTCACGGTACTTGTGCCGGTAGGCGACGAAGTCGTCGTGACGGTGATCGAGGCCGTCGCGGTCGCGGTGCGAGTCGCGCTCCCAGTCAGCGACGGCAACATCGAGGCGGTCGCTGTGACGGTCGCACTGCGCGTGGTCGTCGCCGACGTCGTCGGCGTTGCGGTGGCCAGCAGCGTACCGGTCATGGTCGCGGTCGTTGTTCCTGTCACTGTGGCGCTGCGCGTGGCGGAAGGTGAGGCTGTCAATGTGGCCGTCGTGCTCGGCGTCCGAGTCTGCGACGCGGTAGTCGTGAGACTGGCGCTCGGCGTCATCGTGATCGTCGGCGATACGGTTACCGTCGCCGTCACGGTGGCTGTGCGTGTGACGGTCGGACTGAACAGCGGCGTCGACGTGCGCGTCCCCGTGGTCGTCGGCGTCGCGCTGGCGGTCGGGGTCGCACTGCTGGTCGCGCTCAACGTCACGGTCGCCGATGCCGTCCGCGTCGCGGTTCCGGTGCGTGTCTGACTCGCACTACCCGTCACGGTTACGGTGCCGGTGACCGTGGTGGTCGGCGTTGACGTGCGGCTGTTGGTCACTGTCGGGGTCGGCGTGCTGGTCGCGGTGACGGTGAACGAGCGGGTCGAGGTCTGCGTCGCCGTCGCGGTTGCGGTTGGTGTCTCGGTGCGGGTCGTGGTGATGGTTGGCGTCAGCGTCACCGTGGCAGTCTGAGTCGCGCTGCGCGTGGCGCTGCTCGTCACGCTTGCGGTCGCGGTGCGCGTTGCCGTGCGCGTAGTAGTGTTGGTCGGGGTTGCGGTATCGGTCGGCGTGAGGGTGATCGTCGGCGTCAATGTGTCCGTCTTGGTCGCGGTCACGGTAGCGGTCGTCGTGGCGGTGGGCGTGACGGTGACCGTCGGGGTGATCGTCACCGTGTTGGTCGACGTCCGCGTGGCGGTCCCGGTGCGCGTCGCGGTGAGGGTCGCGGTGAGCGTCGGCGACTTCGTCACGGTGCTGGATTTCGTCACGGTCGCGGTGCGCGTCACCGTTCGCGTCGGCGTGTTGGTGATGGTCGGCGTCACGGTCACGGTGTTGGTGACCGTCGAGGTCGCCGTCCCGGTACGCGTTGGCGTTCGGGTGACGGTGTTGGTGACGGTACGGGTCGACGTCACCGTGCGGGTGGCGGTCTGCGTCGAGGTTGCGGTGCGTGTCGGCGGAATCGCCGGGGCGGCATGGCTCACCGCGATCGAGTCGTACTCGCCGGACGCGGGACAGCCCGACGGCACGCCGTTGCTGTCGGTGAAAAAGCCGCCGGCCCCGACCCTAAAGCTGGCGATCGCTCCGACGTTGTAGATGAACGTGATCGCCGCGTTCTCACCAAAGATGATGCCGTTGGCCTGAGTAGGCTGACAGATCGGGACACTTGTAGTCGGCGCCCCACCGAAGGCATACGCACTTCGATTCATCAGCATGCAACCGTTCAAGGCATCGATCGCGAATCCCGCGCTGACAGAGCCCCCGCTGGCGGTCAGCGCAAACGTATTCGCCCCACCACGAGTGATCGTCGTCGCGCCGATCGTGACGGTGCCGGTGCCGACGGGATCGAAGGTGGGGACGGTCGTCGTGCCGATGATGCCCGAGCGGCTGACCGACGCCGCCGGCAAGACCGCCGCAAAGTCCGCGCCTGCGAGCGCTTCAGTGAAGGAACCAGGGACGGTGCGGTTGCAGAGGTCGATGGATGTCGTGGCTCCCAACACCGTGGTGAGCCACATCCCCTCGGCACCGAGGCCGGCGCAGCGTTGACCAGCGGGGCAATCGATGTCGGCGAGGCACGTTGTGGCAAAACTCACGCTGCAGTTGCCGCGCGCCACCGTGCCGATCCACAGGATTTGGTACACCGTGCCGTCCTCGGCCCGGCCAATGGTTTCGACCAGTTCCGCGACCGCGGGCGCTGTCATGGTTGCCGTGGACAATACGATCACAGCGGCCACGACACCGATATGGCGTCTCAGGCTCGTCAGCACCCTCTCCCCCCGACCTCGTAGCGAAAAGCAGCTTCAGGCTAAGGCAAGTCTCTTGAGACTGTCAAACTGTTTTCGTTGTGGCTGTTTTCTTGGGGCGCTGCCCGCCGCTTTGCGAACACAGTCGAAGGGCTCGAACCGCCAGCGCGCGTGACGCACTCGCCGTCTTTGTCGCAAATCTTTGCGCCGATTCTCTCCTCTCTTGCGCCGGGCAATCCGACGCGAGTGCTCGCGACAATGGCTATCACCGTCGGTGGGTGCTTTCGCCAAGGCCACCGGTCGCAGAGCAACGCCCATCATTGGCTGGAATGCAGCGGTGGAATCTGTCGAGGCCAGCGCACGAGGCCGGCTCACAACGCCGCGCCGCATTTGTCCGGCGCTCCGCGCGAAAGAGGAGCACGAGGAGAAAACCGCGCTCGGTTTTCTCCTCGTAGGGGCGCGGGGGCGAAGCCCCGCATCCGATGATCCCCTCTTTTGTGGGCCCCCTGCGAACCGGCGCGCGCCCGCAGCCCGATCGCGCTGCGATACCAATGCTGCGCTCCTAGACGGCGACGGCGGCCTCAGGTGCGGACGACGCAATCGCCGTCATTGTCGCTTCCGTGTCCGCGCCTCTCTTGCGCCGGGCAATCCGGTGGGGGCGCAGGGGCGAAGCCCCGCATCCGGTGACCGTCCCTGTACGCCCGTCAAACCCGCATGCTAAGACGGCGCCGTGAGTCAACGACGACAACAGGCAATCGTGATGGGACTGGTCGCGCTGGCCGCGGCCACCACCGCGCGGGCGGGAGCAGACGCGATGAACGTACAGCGAGGCGACTACCGCGGCTGGGCGGATACCTACACGCTGAGTAACGGGCTAGTCGAAGTGGTAGTGCCGACCGCGATCGGTCCGCGCGTACTCGACTTCCATCTTGCCGGTGGCGAGAACATCTTCTACCTGCGCCCGTCCGATCTGGGAAAAACCGGCGAGCCCGACTTCGTCTTCCGCGGCGGTTGGCGGCTGTGGATCGCGCCCGAAACCCGTTCCACCACATACGAACCCGACAATCAGCCGTGTACGGTAACGGTGCTGGGATCGGGCGCGCTTCGTTTCACCGGGCCGGCGCAACCGACCGCGGGGATTCAGAAGAGCATCGAGGTGGCGCTGATCGAACATCAGCCGCGCGTGCGGGTCACGTCGCGGATCAAGAACGTCAGCGATCGCACGCTCGACTACGCGGCGTGGAGTCTCTCGGTGATGCGTCCCGGCGGCCGTGCGCTGGCGCCGATGGACGTCGGTGATCTCACCGCGTTCTTCGACACTCGCAGTTTGATCCTGTGGAGCTACACCAAAGTCGCCGACGCGCGTTACCGCTTCGGTGATGCGCTGGTGCAAGTCGATCAATCGCAAGTGCCGCCGGCCCCGGCGTCGGCCAGCGGCCGGCGCGCCGACGAGAGCAAGATCGGCGTCGACACCATGCAAGCCTGGGCCGCGTACCTGCGCGGCGATGTCTTGTACGTGAAGCGCTTCCCGCATCAGCCCGGCGCGTCCTACGCCGACGGCGGCGCGACCGTCGAGATCTATTCGTCCAACGAGTTCATCGAGGTTGAGAACCTCAGCCCACTCACATCGCTGAAACCTGGTGAAGAAATCGTCTACCCCGAAGAGTGGTCACTCTTCAGCGGCGCATCTGTCGCGACCGATGAAGCGGCCGCGTTGCGCGATCTGGAGCCGTGGCTCACCAAGGCGCCAGCGGTCGACCGAACAACCCACTGAGGATCCGTCTATGACCAACCTTGTCGAAGTTGTTTGGTACACGATCCCTGGAGCCATCTTTCTCGTGCCTCTGTTGTCGCCCAGCCCCCAACAACTCGTTTGCAATGCAATGGGTTTCGACAAGGCAGCTGGTCTGGCCGGGATCTTCTTTCTCGTTGGGTATGTCCTGCACCAAATGGCGCGTGCGGTCTTCGAGTTTTGGTTTGTCGGCTACGCAATGGGTGCGCGATCAGCGATTACGTGCATTCAGCAGGGAGGCAAGTGGGAGGAGGACAAAGACCGGCACCGGTGGTTTCGCTACCGGAACGATTTTCAACGCGGGTGTCGGGAGGAACGGACATGGCGCCTCAAGGCGCAGGCCGTATGGGAGTTGGGAGCCTACAATAGTTCCGTGATCAAAGAGGAGATGTATCGACACATTCAGCGCGCGTGGAACTACTGGATTTCCTTCCAGGCGATCGCCTTCTCCAGCGTGCTTTCAATTGTCTCCGCCATGGTCTGTCATGGCTGCACTTGGTGGATCCCCATTCAGCTGATCATTGTAGTCGTATTCTGGCTCAAGTCTGAGCTGACCCTTGAGTATATCAACCGACAAGAGGTACTCCTTGTTCGAACGCACTGGTCGTGTGCATTCGAGAAGTACTTTAGACAGTCAGGCCTGACGGGGGATGCCCCCGCCTGAGAGTTCAAGTCGGGCGGCGGTTGTACTCACCGCCCCGCTTCCCACTGCTTCCATTGCTCCAGATACGCATCGACATTGTCGCGGGTGACCACGTCGATGCCGGAGTAGTGGTAGACCTCCGTCGGTCGCTGGCCGTCGGTGATTTGTTTGAGCAGGCGCACCGACTCTTCGCCCCAGCCGAAATATTTCTGGCCGACGAGAAGCTGCACTTTGCCGGCGCGCAACAGGTCGGGCGCGGGCGGGATGGTGTCGAAGGCGACGACCTTGGTGCGCGCGGGATCGACCGGGTCGAGCGCGTTGCGCACGAACACCGGCC
It includes:
- a CDS encoding VCBS repeat-containing protein, producing MAVCLLAAPHIAAAAVTITQSPTVPPGGSCHQIANVVFCTIAPGQTLSDQIDGSSVPPVQIVLEATGVPANGSFPPKTGISPVSSTFTFTPSAAQVGQFTIQFFASTAGEFANTELDVTVAFPPTPTRTSTKAPTPTKTATPLPTLTISQQIFGPPGTGCFQIGSTVQCTIVAGQTIGDQATAQAIPATTVSLTASGVPANAAFTPMIGMGTVVSTLTFTPTAAQIGSTFVITFTAETAQLIAMAQFQVMVVPPPTATLTATATLTRTVTLTRTPTLTPTVTSTPSVTLTRTPTRTATPTVTATITRTATFTRSSTATGTATATPTITPTATNSLSPSPSRTPTSTQSPTITRTPTATRSATPTLTNPAATATRSATLTGSPTQTATVSPTITPTGTSTVTRTATPTLTNTAATATRSATLTVSPSNTSTASPTATLTNTATASVTATRTVTPTVTRTQFVVPTDSPTATQSPSPSPTRTLTGTLTSTATATVSHTATATRTVTPTPTASRTATATATVTMTATATATPTATPPLLVATSTIPLVAAPLALGLADFNGDNALDLVVARDDGRLELRNGDGAGSFAAPVTARIGFGPTDLAVADFDDDQRVDVVVTNGASNSLAVVFGDGQGGFVETVTSVTGSMPARPVAIDIDGDHVTDVVLIEGDGIAVRHGKGDGRFDLLGTIATGSRPSDFVLHDFDGDHYDDLLVALPDQNRLQIFRGDGHGQFAAGSVHDLAQPLAVALGDADGDGRLDIVAGSGDRSIVLFAGTASGFAPARVVVSDVLANRLVPADLNGDGRLDLVALDAAAGVVRLFPGTGHGTFSVPAVLILGAPASGIAVGDVDHDRLPDLAIALPSAHVVVLARNRTAVTIRPGDLDRNGRIEGADLAQLIAELFDGDGDAAISSGGGAVVSGAEADVNADGRISAADLLPHHGL
- a CDS encoding VCBS repeat-containing protein; protein product: MTITSSPSPTATVTHTITATPSLVPTLTHTATATQSVTPSATNSASATATATHSQTATFTATATLTASATATRSATVTGTPSPTPTATLTASVTHTATATATPTPPASINFATATIALAGHSGPVRLADMNGDGLLDLLVAGTDGKLDLLAGNGSGQFAPIDQARIGLGASDLAVADMDGDGRLDTVVANAASRSISVVLGDATGFGEVFNSPVGATPLRVLVDDVDRDGTPDVIVVETTQIEVRKGKGDGTFQRPVVVSTGSPPSDVVEFDVNGDGFPDLLVALPDQNVVRTFLGDVRGNFTAGPPSLDVHGDQPRAISLGDVNGDGRADLIVAHGANHALTLFAGMPGGFGAGADVAMEVPASRLLRADFNGDGRPDLVAVDDASGVIRVLPGTGGGFGPPVVLLMGAPIAGASLGDINGDRLPDQVASVPTGNGVVRLHNTTATVVRPGDLNGDGRVDGSDLSFLLTELFDGDGSDATSCAGGTLMSGAAADVNGDGKVTGADVVSVLQRMASASAAAR
- a CDS encoding DUF4380 domain-containing protein, with product MSQRRQQAIVMGLVALAAATTARAGADAMNVQRGDYRGWADTYTLSNGLVEVVVPTAIGPRVLDFHLAGGENIFYLRPSDLGKTGEPDFVFRGGWRLWIAPETRSTTYEPDNQPCTVTVLGSGALRFTGPAQPTAGIQKSIEVALIEHQPRVRVTSRIKNVSDRTLDYAAWSLSVMRPGGRALAPMDVGDLTAFFDTRSLILWSYTKVADARYRFGDALVQVDQSQVPPAPASASGRRADESKIGVDTMQAWAAYLRGDVLYVKRFPHQPGASYADGGATVEIYSSNEFIEVENLSPLTSLKPGEEIVYPEEWSLFSGASVATDEAAALRDLEPWLTKAPAVDRTTH